The DNA sequence CGGGTGCTTCCGAGGCGGCACCGAGTTCCTCGAGGCAGGTGCGGAACACCTCGTAGCGGTCCGCGCCGAGTCGGTCGGCCCAGACCCGTTCGACCTCGCCGATCGCTTCGCGCGTGCGCTCCACCGCGGCCAATCCACGGGGTGTCGGTGTGATCATCGTGGCTCGGCGGTCAGTCGGGTCGCGGACGGACTCGACGTATCCGTGCTCTTCGAGGTGTCCGATCAATTGGGAGATGCCCTGCCTCGTGATCGCGGTGCGCTCGGCAAGGGTGCTGGGTCGGGTTCCTTGCTCATCGACGGAATCGAGGATGCGCAGATGAGACGGTCGCAGCGGTCC is a window from the Williamsia sp. DF01-3 genome containing:
- a CDS encoding MarR family winged helix-turn-helix transcriptional regulator, with product MAQRSFPTHLAALMDDAFTQFRRDLLTQVGDVGPLRPSHLRILDSVDEQGTRPSTLAERTAITRQGISQLIGHLEEHGYVESVRDPTDRRATMITPTPRGLAAVERTREAIGEVERVWADRLGADRYEVFRTCLEELGAASEAPAR